The Burkholderia pyrrocinia genome includes a region encoding these proteins:
- the tssE gene encoding type VI secretion system baseplate subunit TssE, producing MDDPQTRDRREGNLRDRLQPALLDRLTDDAPQRATEAHGAQWIGTERLRAAVLRDLAWLLNTRNAEDGFVDWSAFAHAQASVLNYGMRPLVGKPMSGVERMSVEASIRDAIVRFEPRIVPASVEVRSVIDAPGGRAGERRHNVLLFEIRGTLWSIPHPLEFVLRSDLDLETGAMSLQAVAGA from the coding sequence ATGGACGACCCGCAAACCCGCGACCGCCGGGAGGGCAACCTGCGCGACCGGCTGCAGCCCGCGCTGCTCGACCGGCTCACCGACGACGCGCCGCAGCGCGCGACGGAAGCGCACGGCGCGCAGTGGATCGGCACCGAGCGCCTGCGCGCGGCCGTGCTGCGCGATCTCGCGTGGCTGCTCAACACGCGCAACGCCGAGGACGGCTTCGTCGACTGGTCGGCGTTCGCGCACGCGCAGGCGTCGGTGCTCAACTACGGCATGCGGCCGCTGGTCGGCAAGCCGATGTCGGGCGTCGAGCGGATGTCGGTCGAGGCGTCGATCCGCGATGCGATCGTCCGCTTCGAGCCGCGCATCGTGCCCGCCAGCGTCGAAGTCCGCAGCGTGATCGACGCGCCGGGCGGCCGGGCCGGCGAACGGCGCCACAACGTGCTGCTGTTCGAGATCCGCGGCACGCTGTGGTCCATTCCGCATCCGCTCGAATTCGTGCTGCGCTCCGACCTCGATCTCGAGACCGGCGCGATGTCGCTCCAAGCCGTGGCGGGGGCCTGA
- a CDS encoding Hcp family type VI secretion system effector, with protein sequence MGVAMFMKVDGVTGESADAQHKGWTDIQSFTWGASQPGAMASGSGGNAGKASFNDLVVAAYMDKGAPAIIKNCANGKHLSSVEISACKTGGTQVEFMRVTLQEVLVTSAQVAGVDPGDAADRLMMHYGFQAAKVKKQYWQQNDNGGKGAEVTVGWNIKENSEM encoded by the coding sequence ATGGGCGTGGCAATGTTTATGAAGGTGGACGGCGTGACCGGCGAATCGGCGGACGCGCAGCACAAGGGCTGGACCGACATCCAGTCGTTCACGTGGGGTGCGAGCCAGCCGGGCGCGATGGCGAGCGGCAGCGGCGGCAACGCGGGCAAGGCGAGCTTCAACGATCTTGTCGTCGCCGCGTACATGGACAAGGGCGCGCCCGCGATCATCAAGAACTGCGCGAACGGCAAGCACCTGTCGTCGGTCGAGATCTCGGCGTGCAAGACGGGCGGCACGCAGGTCGAGTTCATGCGCGTGACGCTGCAGGAAGTGCTCGTCACGTCCGCGCAGGTCGCGGGCGTCGATCCGGGCGACGCGGCCGACCGGCTGATGATGCACTACGGCTTCCAGGCCGCGAAGGTGAAGAAGCAGTACTGGCAGCAGAACGACAACGGCGGCAAGGGCGCCGAGGTGACGGTCGGCTGGAACATCAAGGAAAACAGCGAGATGTGA
- the tssC gene encoding type VI secretion system contractile sheath large subunit, with product MNDPAQSRADARAAAQPEVAHDAFAALLQKEFKPKTAEARESVERAVRTLAQQALEHTVGMTTDAYGSVKQIIAEIDRKLSEQINQILHHDDFQTLEGAWRGLHYLVTHTETDELLKIKALPASRNEVARMLKRYKGVAWDQSPLFRKIYEEEYGQFGGEPFGCLVGDFHFNHSPPDVEMLGELSKIAAAAHAPFIAGASPELMQMDSWQELSNPRDLTKIFQNTEYAAWRSLRQSEDSRYVGLAMPRFLARLPYGARTNPVDEFDFEEDTDAANHDRYTWANSAYAMAANINRSFKQYGWCSSIRGVESGGAVEGLPSHTFPTDDGGVDQKCPTEIAISDRREAELAKNGFMPFVHRKNSDFAAFIGAQSLYQPAEYHDPDATANARLSGRLPYLFACCRFAHYLKCIVRDKIGSFRERDDMERWLNDWIMNYVDGDPVNSSQETKARKPLAAAQVVVDEVEDNPGYYTSKFFLRPHYQLEGLTVSLRLISRLPTAKAANE from the coding sequence ATGAATGACCCCGCCCAATCCCGCGCCGACGCGCGCGCCGCCGCGCAGCCCGAGGTCGCGCACGACGCGTTCGCCGCGCTGCTGCAGAAGGAATTCAAGCCGAAGACCGCCGAGGCGCGCGAGTCGGTCGAGCGGGCGGTGCGCACGCTCGCGCAGCAGGCGCTCGAGCATACGGTCGGCATGACGACCGACGCGTACGGCAGCGTCAAGCAGATCATCGCGGAGATCGACCGGAAACTCTCCGAGCAGATCAACCAGATCCTGCATCACGACGATTTCCAGACCCTCGAAGGCGCATGGCGCGGCCTGCATTACCTGGTCACGCACACCGAGACCGACGAGCTGCTGAAGATCAAGGCGCTGCCGGCGTCGCGCAACGAGGTCGCGCGGATGCTGAAGCGCTACAAGGGCGTCGCGTGGGACCAGAGCCCGCTGTTCCGCAAGATCTACGAGGAGGAATACGGGCAGTTCGGCGGCGAGCCGTTCGGCTGCCTCGTCGGCGATTTTCACTTCAACCACAGCCCGCCCGACGTCGAGATGCTCGGCGAACTGTCGAAGATCGCGGCGGCCGCGCATGCGCCGTTCATCGCCGGCGCGTCGCCGGAGCTGATGCAGATGGATTCGTGGCAGGAGCTGTCGAACCCGCGCGACCTGACGAAGATCTTCCAGAACACCGAATACGCGGCGTGGCGCAGCCTGCGGCAGTCGGAGGATTCGCGCTACGTCGGCCTCGCGATGCCGCGCTTTCTGGCCCGGCTGCCGTACGGCGCGCGCACCAATCCGGTCGACGAATTCGATTTCGAGGAAGACACCGACGCCGCGAACCACGACCGCTATACGTGGGCTAATTCGGCGTATGCGATGGCCGCGAACATCAATCGCTCGTTCAAGCAGTACGGCTGGTGTTCGTCGATCCGCGGCGTCGAATCGGGCGGGGCGGTCGAGGGGCTGCCGAGCCACACGTTCCCGACCGACGACGGCGGCGTCGACCAGAAATGCCCGACCGAGATCGCGATCAGCGACCGCCGCGAGGCCGAGCTCGCGAAGAACGGCTTCATGCCGTTCGTGCACCGGAAGAACTCGGATTTCGCGGCCTTCATCGGCGCGCAGTCGCTGTACCAGCCGGCCGAGTACCACGATCCCGACGCGACCGCGAACGCGCGGCTGTCCGGCCGCCTGCCGTACCTGTTCGCGTGCTGCCGCTTCGCGCACTACCTGAAGTGCATCGTGCGCGACAAGATCGGATCGTTCCGCGAACGCGACGACATGGAGCGCTGGCTGAACGACTGGATCATGAACTACGTCGACGGCGACCCCGTGAACTCGTCGCAGGAAACCAAGGCGCGCAAGCCGCTCGCGGCCGCGCAGGTGGTCGTCGACGAGGTCGAGGACAACCCCGGCTACTACACGTCGAAATTCTTCCTGAGACCGCACTACCAGCTCGAAGGGCTCACCGTGTCGCTGCGGCTCATCTCGCGGCTGCCGACCGCGAAAGCGGCGAACGAGTGA
- the tssB gene encoding type VI secretion system contractile sheath small subunit → MTDRTKAAGSGQKFIARNRAPRVQIEYDVETYGAERKVQLPFVMGVISDLAGKRAEPLPDLPERKFLEIDVDNFDERMKSVAPRVAFQVPNTLTGEGMLNVDMTFEQIDDFSPAAIARNVDALRRLLEARTELSNLLSYMDGKHGAEQLIERAINDPDLLKTLVREPREPAQGGDATQPEARDE, encoded by the coding sequence ATGACGGACAGAACCAAGGCGGCTGGCAGCGGACAGAAGTTCATCGCGCGCAATCGGGCGCCGCGCGTGCAGATCGAATACGACGTCGAGACATACGGCGCCGAGCGCAAGGTGCAGTTGCCGTTCGTGATGGGCGTGATCTCGGACCTGGCGGGCAAGCGGGCCGAGCCGCTGCCGGACCTGCCGGAGCGCAAGTTTCTCGAGATCGACGTCGACAACTTCGACGAGCGGATGAAGTCGGTCGCGCCGCGCGTCGCGTTCCAGGTGCCGAACACACTGACGGGCGAAGGGATGCTCAACGTCGACATGACGTTCGAGCAGATCGACGATTTCTCGCCGGCCGCGATCGCGCGCAACGTCGACGCGCTGCGCCGGCTGCTGGAGGCGCGCACCGAGCTGTCGAACCTGCTGTCGTACATGGACGGCAAGCACGGCGCCGAACAGCTGATCGAGCGCGCGATCAACGATCCCGACCTGCTGAAGACGCTCGTGCGCGAACCGCGCGAGCCCGCACAGGGCGGCGACGCGACCCAACCGGAGGCCCGCGATGAATGA
- the tssA gene encoding type VI secretion system protein TssA: MHSNDLSQAALAAAALSAAPPGVPAATPRADLIGLLLADLAPDAPCGANLEYDAEFLQLQERATPRAEQQYGDTVIPAEAPDWRAVERLALALSARTKDLRVVATLARSWTEQHGIPGYADALAVVAHLLDRRWDDLHPRLDADGEPDPTPRMNALADVAGAHDCARAARRQPLFDGGPSVRDAERLLDGRDEAGGPVAGSRESLIAALSAMRDDGTTPLDAARAALHALDAIRACVTDRLGREWAPDAGDAEKALQRIVRDVPLPEPQPGASDGTVSARQTSSGDASQAGAAPAAPAAMPNAHAWRDAEVTSRDDVRIGLDKMCRYFELHEPSHPAPLLLRRAQRLLALDFYEIIRDLAPESLPKLDLLSGERSE, encoded by the coding sequence ATGCATTCGAATGACCTCAGCCAGGCGGCGCTGGCCGCCGCCGCGCTTTCCGCTGCGCCGCCCGGCGTGCCGGCGGCGACGCCGCGCGCCGACCTGATCGGCCTGCTGCTCGCGGACCTTGCGCCCGATGCGCCGTGCGGCGCGAACCTCGAATACGACGCCGAGTTCCTGCAGTTGCAGGAGCGCGCGACGCCGCGCGCCGAGCAGCAGTACGGCGACACCGTGATCCCGGCCGAGGCGCCCGACTGGCGCGCGGTCGAGCGGCTCGCGCTGGCGCTGTCCGCGCGCACGAAGGACCTGCGCGTCGTCGCGACTCTCGCGCGCAGCTGGACCGAGCAGCACGGCATTCCAGGCTATGCGGACGCGCTCGCGGTCGTCGCGCACCTGCTCGACCGCCGGTGGGACGACCTGCATCCCCGGCTCGACGCGGACGGCGAACCGGACCCGACGCCGCGGATGAACGCGCTCGCCGACGTGGCCGGCGCGCACGACTGCGCGCGCGCGGCGCGCCGCCAGCCGCTGTTCGACGGCGGCCCGAGCGTGCGCGATGCCGAACGGCTGCTCGATGGCCGGGACGAAGCCGGCGGCCCTGTGGCGGGCAGCCGCGAAAGCCTGATCGCCGCGCTGTCGGCCATGCGCGACGACGGCACGACGCCGCTCGACGCAGCGCGCGCCGCGTTGCACGCGCTGGACGCGATCCGCGCGTGCGTGACGGACCGGCTCGGCCGCGAATGGGCGCCCGATGCCGGCGATGCGGAGAAGGCGTTGCAGCGGATCGTGCGCGACGTGCCGCTGCCCGAGCCGCAGCCGGGCGCATCGGACGGCACGGTGTCCGCGCGACAAACCTCATCCGGCGACGCGTCGCAGGCCGGCGCCGCACCCGCCGCGCCGGCGGCCATGCCGAACGCCCATGCATGGCGCGATGCCGAGGTCACGAGCCGCGACGACGTGCGGATCGGCCTCGACAAGATGTGCCGCTATTTCGAGTTGCACGAGCCGAGCCATCCGGCGCCGCTGCTGCTGCGGCGCGCGCAGCGGCTGCTCGCACTCGACTTCTACGAAATCATCCGCGATCTCGCTCCGGAGAGCCTGCCGAAGCTGGACCTGCTGAGCGGCGAGCGGAGCGAATGA
- a CDS encoding serine/threonine protein kinase: MKDPVSRDNEYDTATRGDASEFTVRPLPLGHRLGELQLDEVLGIGGFGIVYRAFDRTLRRAVAIKEYMPSMLATRGGDYTVSLRSERFAQAFDAGRGAFLNEARLLAQFDHPGLVKVLHFWESHGTAYMVMPFYEGRTLKQLLDGGMRISETQLRNIVAALLGALDTLHRAQCFHRDVALDNVLIRPNGSAILLDFGAARKRIGDLVDDGAMMIKPGYAPIEQYTDDPAFSQGPWTDLYALGAVMHAMITGELPPAAVVRSIKDTYRPLASRELPAGEVYSPAFLAAVDHALQLRIPDRPESVAAFAAELGLRDFDRAGAGYGAAVVPPAVDAGRGGEGAASAAPGTASAVAAASIGAGATASGHAAHDVRSPPPAHAGDASTPSDSPAASSQAPDSKPEAGASSTSKTAAQGAAIAAAGALAASASHAAQPAAKPVESGVRDGDAEHAQTAPRQEPSSAKTETHDDAGSRLDHPGAATGNADGNARSLAGAAGIAGGAGTTTPHPAASASASSSGGASAPTGTQRGPAPAASRNRRIPVYAGAALVALIAVGLAATYLSRPARVADEAAPAASQPQAGTSSPASTPDAMLAQHGPTPTVVPPSSLPAGSSAQVPPPPVAAAPASAPAVEAATAPQVATTVTNPAPSQAGSSSTIAPAGSLDASERVVNVPPSEAAAPPITPAQAPKPPTEAETAVAAVNVLPAEQRPPKSQETVQVRFNVRPWGDIYVNGARRGASPPLRSVSLTPGVYQIEIRNGSLPPLHRTVAVDFGSKPINIDYAFE; this comes from the coding sequence ATGAAGGACCCTGTATCGAGAGACAACGAGTACGACACGGCGACCCGCGGCGACGCATCCGAATTCACGGTGCGGCCGCTGCCGCTCGGCCATCGCCTGGGCGAGCTGCAGCTCGACGAGGTGCTGGGGATCGGCGGTTTCGGGATCGTCTATCGCGCGTTCGACCGCACGTTGCGGCGCGCGGTCGCGATCAAGGAGTACATGCCGTCGATGCTCGCGACGCGCGGCGGCGACTACACGGTGTCGCTGCGGTCCGAGCGGTTCGCGCAGGCGTTCGACGCGGGGCGCGGCGCGTTCCTCAACGAGGCGCGCCTGCTCGCGCAATTCGACCATCCGGGGCTGGTCAAGGTCCTGCATTTCTGGGAAAGCCACGGCACCGCGTACATGGTGATGCCGTTCTACGAAGGGCGCACGCTCAAGCAACTGCTCGACGGCGGCATGCGGATCAGCGAGACGCAGTTGCGCAACATCGTCGCCGCGCTGCTGGGCGCGCTCGACACGCTGCATCGCGCGCAATGCTTCCATCGCGACGTCGCGCTCGACAACGTGCTGATCCGCCCGAACGGCAGCGCGATCCTGCTCGACTTCGGCGCGGCGCGCAAACGGATCGGCGATCTCGTCGACGACGGCGCGATGATGATCAAGCCCGGCTACGCGCCGATCGAGCAGTACACCGACGATCCCGCGTTCAGCCAGGGGCCGTGGACGGATCTCTATGCGCTCGGCGCGGTGATGCACGCGATGATCACCGGCGAATTGCCGCCCGCTGCCGTGGTGCGCAGCATCAAGGACACGTATCGGCCGCTCGCATCGCGCGAATTGCCGGCCGGCGAGGTGTACAGCCCGGCATTCCTCGCGGCGGTCGATCATGCGCTGCAGTTGCGGATTCCCGATCGGCCGGAATCGGTCGCGGCGTTCGCGGCGGAGCTCGGGTTGCGGGACTTCGACCGGGCTGGCGCAGGGTATGGCGCGGCGGTCGTGCCGCCGGCCGTCGATGCGGGCAGGGGCGGGGAAGGGGCGGCTTCTGCTGCGCCCGGTACCGCATCGGCCGTTGCGGCGGCGTCGATCGGCGCGGGCGCGACGGCTTCGGGTCACGCTGCGCATGACGTGCGGTCGCCGCCGCCCGCGCATGCCGGCGATGCGTCGACGCCGTCGGATTCGCCGGCTGCGTCGTCGCAGGCGCCCGACAGCAAGCCGGAGGCCGGCGCATCTTCCACATCGAAAACGGCTGCGCAAGGCGCAGCGATCGCGGCCGCGGGAGCACTGGCAGCGTCGGCATCGCATGCGGCGCAACCGGCCGCGAAACCGGTCGAATCCGGCGTGCGTGACGGCGACGCCGAACACGCGCAGACAGCACCCCGGCAGGAGCCGTCCTCCGCAAAGACGGAAACGCACGACGATGCAGGGTCGCGACTGGACCATCCCGGCGCGGCTACCGGGAACGCGGACGGCAACGCGCGTTCGCTTGCCGGGGCGGCGGGTATCGCCGGCGGCGCCGGCACGACTACGCCGCATCCTGCCGCTTCGGCTTCGGCGTCGTCGTCAGGCGGCGCATCCGCGCCGACGGGCACCCAACGCGGCCCGGCACCGGCCGCATCACGCAACCGCCGCATCCCCGTCTACGCCGGTGCCGCGCTCGTCGCATTGATCGCTGTCGGCCTTGCCGCGACCTATCTGTCGCGTCCCGCCCGCGTCGCCGACGAGGCCGCGCCCGCCGCGAGCCAGCCGCAGGCCGGCACGTCATCGCCCGCCAGCACGCCGGACGCCATGCTGGCCCAGCACGGACCGACGCCGACCGTCGTGCCGCCGTCGAGCCTGCCGGCCGGATCGTCGGCGCAGGTTCCGCCACCGCCCGTCGCCGCCGCGCCGGCCAGCGCACCTGCCGTCGAGGCCGCCACCGCACCGCAGGTCGCGACCACCGTCACGAACCCGGCCCCGTCGCAAGCCGGCTCCAGCTCCACCATCGCGCCCGCCGGCAGCCTCGACGCGTCGGAACGCGTCGTCAACGTGCCGCCGTCGGAAGCCGCTGCGCCACCGATAACGCCAGCCCAGGCGCCGAAGCCGCCAACGGAGGCCGAGACGGCCGTCGCCGCCGTGAACGTGCTGCCTGCCGAGCAACGTCCGCCGAAGTCGCAGGAAACCGTCCAGGTACGTTTCAACGTGCGGCCGTGGGGCGATATCTACGTGAACGGCGCGCGGCGCGGCGCGAGCCCGCCGCTGCGCTCGGTGTCGCTGACGCCGGGCGTCTACCAGATCGAGATCCGCAACGGCTCGCTGCCGCCGTTGCACCGCACCGTGGCGGTCGACTTCGGCAGCAAACCGATCAATATCGACTATGCATTCGAATGA
- the tagF gene encoding type VI secretion system-associated protein TagF: protein MPSEAMSQTPPLTRADGDAPAWYGKIPGAGDFVNSRLPHALALWWERWLQQGMAAMRQRGADEIERHYTVAPVWNFLIPAGAGASCVQPGCLAPSCDRVGRYYPVIVTLPMRAADYWNGLPDAADAFYWQVGHALLDAIRHARAPGDLERTLERVRLAPGGGRRAEIIDGMPAALPERPALAAWPGLSGYFDPHGGTSFWWTNRADGSPLRTHAHTGTPDNALFLTLFGGG from the coding sequence ATGCCCTCCGAAGCCATGAGCCAGACACCGCCGCTCACGCGCGCCGACGGCGACGCGCCGGCCTGGTACGGGAAAATTCCCGGCGCCGGCGACTTCGTGAACAGCCGGCTGCCGCATGCGCTCGCGCTCTGGTGGGAACGCTGGCTCCAGCAAGGAATGGCCGCGATGCGCCAGCGCGGCGCGGACGAGATCGAGCGCCACTACACGGTCGCGCCGGTCTGGAATTTCCTGATCCCGGCGGGCGCCGGCGCGTCTTGCGTGCAGCCGGGCTGCCTCGCGCCGAGCTGCGACCGCGTGGGGCGCTACTACCCGGTGATCGTCACGCTGCCGATGCGCGCGGCCGATTACTGGAACGGGCTGCCGGACGCCGCCGACGCGTTCTACTGGCAGGTCGGCCATGCGCTGCTCGACGCGATCCGCCATGCGCGCGCGCCGGGCGATCTCGAGCGGACGCTCGAACGCGTGCGGCTCGCGCCCGGCGGCGGCAGGCGCGCGGAAATCATCGACGGAATGCCGGCGGCGCTGCCGGAGCGGCCGGCGCTCGCCGCGTGGCCGGGGCTGTCCGGCTATTTCGATCCGCACGGCGGCACCAGCTTCTGGTGGACCAACCGCGCCGACGGATCGCCGCTGCGCACGCATGCGCATACGGGCACGCCCGACAACGCGCTGTTCCTGACGCTGTTCGGCGGCGGCTAG